The genomic region AAATCGGACCGGCGGCCTACGCCGTGCAAATGGACGTGACCCGACAGGAATCGATCGATGCGGCGATTGCTGCCGTTGTCGAGCACGCGGGCGGCCTGGATATCCTGGTCAACAATGCCGCTCTTTTCGATCTGGCCCCAATCGTCGAGATCACCCGAGAAAGCTACGAAAGACTTTTTTCGATCAATGTCGCCGGCACGCTCTTCACCCTGCAGGCGGCGGCCAAACAGATGATCGCGCAAGGTCGCGGCGGCAAGATCATCAACATGGCGAGCCAGGCGGGCCGCCGCGGCGAGGCGCTGGTGGCCGTCTATTGCGCTACGAAGGCGGCCGTCATCAGCCTTACCCAATCGGCCGGGCTCAATCTCATCAAGCATCGCATCAATGTGAATGCTATTGCCCCCGGCGTCGTCGACGGCGAACACTGGGATGGCGTCGATGCGCTCTTTGCCAAGTACGAGAACCGTCCGCTCGGCGAAAAGAAGCGCCTGGTC from Sinorhizobium garamanticum harbors:
- a CDS encoding L-iditol 2-dehydrogenase, which encodes MKRLEGKSALITGSARGIGRAFAEAYVREGATVAIADINIDRAKQTAQEIGPAAYAVQMDVTRQESIDAAIAAVVEHAGGLDILVNNAALFDLAPIVEITRESYERLFSINVAGTLFTLQAAAKQMIAQGRGGKIINMASQAGRRGEALVAVYCATKAAVISLTQSAGLNLIKHRINVNAIAPGVVDGEHWDGVDALFAKYENRPLGEKKRLVAEEVPYGRMGTAEDLTGMAIFLASSESDYVVAQTYNVDGGNWMS